In Amblyomma americanum isolate KBUSLIRL-KWMA chromosome 8, ASM5285725v1, whole genome shotgun sequence, the DNA window AAACAGCGAGCAGAGAAGACTACATCATTGTCTGAGTCTTCCACCTCGTGGAAAGATCAAGAAACGGCACTTAGGTCAGCAGACACGCCGGCCACTATCCAAGATGGTGCTCAAGCAGTCGCAAGTACCGAATTCGATTTCCAGTTAAAACAGCAAGCACAGAAGTCTCCTTCGGCACCGGAGCCTGAGCCTTCCGATTCGCTGCAATATCAAGACATCACAGCTGGCATAGCAGCCGCGCATTCTACTCTCGAGGATGATGTTGAGGCAACCACAAGTACTAAATCAGAGCTCGAGTCAGAACAGCTAGCAGAGAGGACGGTGGGTTCTGCACCATTGCCCGAGCCTTCCACTTCGTGGCAAGATCAAGACACTGAACCTAGGACAGGTACAACACACTCCACTGTCGAAGATAGTGTTGAGGAAACCACGGGCACTAAACCAAAGCTCGAGTCAGAACAGCTAGCAGAGACGACGGTGAGCTCTGCACCATTGCCCGAGTCTTACACTTCGTGGCAAGATCAAGACACTAAACCTAGGACAGGTACATCACAGTCCGCTATCGAAGATAGTGTTGAGGCAACCACGAGTACTAAACCAAAGCTCGAGTCAGAACAGCTAGCAGAGAATACGGTGGGTTCTGCATCATTGTCCGAGCCTTCCACTTCGGGGCAAGATCAAGACACTGAACCTAGGACAGGTACAATACAGTCCACTGTCGAAGATAGTGTTGAGGCAACCACGAGTACTAAACCAAAGCTCGAGCCAGAACAGCTAGCAGAGAAGACGATGGGTTCTGCACCATTGCCCGAGCCTTCCACTTCGGGGCAAGATCAAGACACTGAACCTAGGACAGGTACAATACAGTCCACTGTCGAAGATAGTGATGAGATAACCACGAGTACTAAACTAAAGCTCGAGTCAGAACAGCTAGCAGAGACGACGGTGAGCTCTGCACCATTGCCCGAGCCTTACACTTCGTGGCAAGATCAAGACACTAAACCTAGGACAGGTACAACACAGTCCGCTATCGAAGATAGTGTTGAGGCAACCACGAATGCTAAACCAGAGCTGGAGTCAGAACAGCTAGCTGAGAAAACGCTGGATTTTGCACCATTGCCCGAGCCTTCCACTTCGGAGCAAGATCAAGACACTGAACCTAGGACAGGTACAACACAGGCCACTTTCGAAGATAGTGTTGAGGCAACCACGAGTACTAAACCAGAGCTCGAGTCAGAACAGGGAGAAGAGAAGACGGTGGGTTCTGCACCATTTCCTGAGCCTTCCACTTCGGGGCAAGATCAAGACACTGAACCTAGGACAGGTACAACACAGGCCACTTTCGAAGATAGTGTTGAGGCAGCCACAAGTACGAAATCAGAGCTCGAGTCAGAACAGGTAGCAGAGAAGACGGTGAGCTCTGCACAATTACCGGAGCCTTCCAATTCGTGGCAAGATCAAGACACTGAACCTAGGACAGATACAACACAGTCAACTGTCGAAGATAGTGCTGAAGCAAACACGAGTACTAAACCAAAGCTCAAGTCTGAACAGCTAGCAGAGAGGACGGTGGGTTCTGCACCATTGCCCGAGCCTTCCACTTCGTGGCAAGATCAAGACACTGAACCTAGGACAGATACAACACACTCCACTGTCGAAGATAGTGTTGAGGAAACCACGGGCACTAAACCAAAGCTCGAGTCAGAACAGCTAGCAGAGACGACGGTGAGCTCTGCACCATTGCCCGAGTCTTACACTTCGTGGCAAGATCAAGACACTAATCCTAGGACAGGTACATCACAGTCCGCTATCGAAGATAGTGTTGAGGCAACCACGAGTACTAAGCCAAAGCTCGAGTCAGAACAGCTAGCAGAGAAGACGGTGGGTTCTGCATCATTGTACGAGCCTTCCACTTCGGGGCAAGATCAAAACACTGAACCTAGGACAGGTACAATACAGTCTATTGTCGAAGATAGTGTTGAGGCAACCACGAGTACTAAACCAAAGCTCGAGCCAGAACAGCTAGCAGAGAAGACGATGGGTTCTGCACCATTGCCCGAGCCTTCCACTTCGGGGCAAGATCAAGACACTGAACCTTGGACAGGTACAATACAGTCCACTGTCGAAGATAGTGATGAGATAACCACGAGTACTAAACTAAAGCTAGAGTCAGAACAGCTAGCAGAGACGACGGTGAGCTCTGCACCATTGCCCGAGCCTTACACTTCGTGGCAAGATCAAGACACTAAACCTAGGACAGGTACACCACAGTCCGCTATCGAAGATAGTGCTGAGGCAACCACGAATGCTAAACCAGAGCTGGAGTCAGAACAGCTAGCTGAGAAGACGCTGGATTCTGCACCATTGCCCGAGCCTTCCACTTCGGAGCAAGATCAAGACACTGAACCTAGGACAGGTACAACACAGGCCACTTTCGAAGACAGTGTTGAGGCAACCACGAATGCTAAACCAGAGCTCGAGTCAGAACAGGGAGAAAAGAAGACGGTGAATTCTGCACCATTGCCCGAGCCTTCGACTTCGTGGCAAGATGAAGACACTGAACCAAGGACAGGTACAACACCGTCCATTTTAGAAGGTAGTGTTGAGGCAACCACGAGTACTAAACCAGAGCTCGAGTCAGAACAGGGAGAAGAGAAGACGGTGGGTTCTGCACCATTTCCTGAGCCTTCCACATCACGGCAAGATCAAGACACTGAACCTAGGACAGGTACAACACAGGCCACTTTCGAAGACAGTGTTGAGGCAACCACGAATGCTAAACCAGAGCTAGAGTCAGAACAGGGAGAAAAGAAGACGGTGAATTCTGCACCATTGCCCGAGCCTTCAACTTCGTGGCAAGATCAAGACACTGAACCAAGGACAGGTACAACACCGTCCATTTTAGAAGGTAGTGTTGAGGCAACCACGAGTATTAAACCAGAGCTCGAGTCAGAACAGGGAGAAGAGAATACGGTGAATTCTGCACCATTGCCCGAGCCTGCGACTTCGTGGCAAGATCAAGACACTGAACCAAGGACAGGTACAACACAGGCTACTTTCGAAGATAGTGATGAGGCAACCACGAGTAATAAATCAGAGCTCCAGTCAGAACAGGAAGAAGAGAAGACGGTGAATTCTGCACCATTGCCCGAGCCTTCGACTTCGTGGCAAGATCAAGACACTGAACCAAGGACAGGTACCACACAGTCCATTCTCGAAGATAGTGTTGAGGCAACCATCAGTAATAAATCAGAGCTCGAGTCAGAACAGGGAGAAGAGAAGACGGTGGGTTCTGCACAATTGCCTGAGCCTTCCACTTTGGGGCAAGATCAAGACACTGAACCCAGGACAGGTACAACACAGGCCACTTTCGAAGATAGTGTTGAGGCAACCACGAATGCTAAACCAGAGCTCGAGTCAGAACAGGTAGAAGAGAAGACGGTGGATTCTGCACCACTGCCCGAGCCTTCGACTTCGTGGCAAGATCAAGACACTGAACCAAGGACAGGTACAACACCGTCCATTTTAGAAGGTAGTGTTGAGGCAACCACGAGTACTAAACCAGAGCTCGAGTCAGAACAGGGAGAAGAGAAGACGGTGAATTCTGCACCATTGCCCGAGCCTTCGACTTCGTGGCAAGATCAAGACACTGAACCAAGGACAGGTACAACACAGGCTACTTTCGAAGATAGTGGTGAGGCAACCACGAGTAATAAATCAGAGCTCGAGTCAGAACAGGAAGAAGAGAAGACGGTGAATTCTGCACAATTGCCCGAGCCTTCGACTTCGTGGCAAGATCAAGACACTGAACCAAGGACAGGTACAACACAGGCTACTTTCGAAGATAGTGATGAGGCAACCACGAGTAATAAATCAGAGCTCGAGTCAGAACAGGAAGAAGAGAAGACGCTGAATTCTGCACCATTGCCCGAGCATTCGATTTCGTGGCAAGACCAAGACAGTGAACCTAGGACAGGTACCACACAGTCCATTCTCGGAGATAGTGTTGAGGCAACCACGAATGCTAAACCAAAGCTCGAGTCAGAACAGCGAGAAGAGAAGACGGTGAATTCTGCACCACTGTCTGAGCCTTCCACTTCGTGGCAAGATCAAGACACTGAACCTTTGACGGGTACAGCGCAGTCCACTGTCGAAGTTAGTGTTGAAACAACCACGAGTACCAAATCGGATTTCCTGTCACAATCAGAGGCGGCAGTGACTATGGCCCAGCTTACCAGCTCTACAGCATCGTATCAAGCTCAAGACACCACGCCTAGCGCAGCAGTCTCGGCGTCCAGCGTAGAAGCCCGTGTCGAGCTGACCACGACTATTGAGCCCGCCATTGAGGAACCTGATGGTCCTAAAATTGTGTGCTATTTCACCAGTTGGTCCATCTACCGCGACGACCGCGGCCGCTTCGCACCGGAGGACATCGACCCGAAGGTTTGCACCCACATCATGTATGCCTTCGCAACTCTAGACTCCGCCACTCTGCTGATAAGCATGGCTGACCCTTGGGCAGACGAGGACATGGAGCTCTACAAGGTTGGTGCTATGTTTCTGCTTGGTGCATGAAAAGTCATGGTTTTTGTATTAGTAACACAAGTATTCCTTTAATATCACCAACACATAGATGTGTCCTCAAACTATTTATTATATTATCAGAAATACAACGCGTGATACCCCACGCGGTGAACTTGGCCGGTTAGATTCTTCTTTAAAAAATTGTAGCGAATAATCGAATGGTGTTAATAAAAACAATTCAGTACGCCACTTTCATGTtaacaagtaaaaagaaaaaatagccaATTTCTTTAAAGTGTAACATCTAAATTTATCTTAATTCGTAATCCTCAGTTCTCCATCTGTGTTGTGGGGAAACTTTATGACAAAAGATGAAATAGAAATTCAGGAAAAATGCTTTCTTTATTAGTGATCAACGAGAATTGTAAACGAATCGCGCTTCTGACTGTCTTGGCACATGTCGGATTCTGTGGCTTTCCGACGACGGCGCACTGCCATTCTGCAATCACTTTGCATCAGCGTGAATGGGAGCGACAGAAGTTTCCACTGTAAGTAATGCCGCATTTTCTGACGAAAAGCAAGAGCAAACGTGGCGATAAACGAGACAAACGGAAGAATAAAGCTCAAGCTTGATTTTTCtcagctttctctttttctgCGATCGCTATCGCTGCTCGATTCGGCATTTCGTAACAGACGACAGTGGAATACTACTGTGCTTATGCCCGTGAGTTATCAGATCTTGAGAAGTGCAATAAGACTCTATTTTTTCTTATTATGTGGAATCGTTCTTCAAAATAAATATGTGAGAAACGTTTTCATGAATAAATCCGTGCTGGAGTTTTCTTACTTTTATTTTCATATGTTTTGGACATCTAAAAATGAAAGAACAAATAGCTGTATTGCACAAAACAGATTTCTGAACATGATGACATAAATATACTTGCACACTTTGTCCTGAATTGTTTAACTTGCCAGGAGTTACTTTAAGTGGATGTTAATTTTATTTACTCAGCATCCACGCCACTTATCTCAAAAGGAATTAGGATTCTGACATCGGCATAGCAGTTACATATCTGCACCAATGGCCATTGAACTTCACGCATAAATTGTGAGAACACTGAAATATAGTTAGTCAGGAACCCCTTTTTTTCGTGTTTGATTAGTAAATTCTTTATGCCCACATGACACAATGCATGTGGGAATTTACCGCGTTCGCAGTAAAAATTACATGACCACATAGCGGACTAGCTGGCATTGATTACTTCGACGCATGAATTATTTGAAGCCTACTGCTGATTTGTTTTGAAGTTCACCGTGTCTCCTAATTTGTTTGCATCTAATTAGCAGCTTGTGGCGATAGTACAAGATGCGTAACCATCCTTTGTATCGCAGCGAGTGACGTCCTTGAAGGCGGCGAACCGGCGGCTGAAGGTTCTCCTGTCTCTGGGCGGGGCGGTGGACAGCGACGGTCCGGACAAGAAGTACTCAAGGCTGGCGGCTAACGCCACTGCCAGGCGCAACTTTGCTCGTCACGCTGCCTCATTTCTGCTCAAGCACCGCTTTGACGGGCTCGACGTCGACTGGGAGTTCCCCAACTGCGAATACGGCGTGTGTCCCTCCAACCCACCGGACAAGGAGAACTTCGTACTGCTGCTGAAGGTCAGGAAAGAGCACCATAGCCTATTGATTGCAAACATTGTAGCCGCGCGAGAGTTAGCAATTACCTTCCGAAATAGGGATACGTTCTTTTAAATTTGCTATCAGACTGACTCTACCGAAGGCAACACCAGGCACAGCCATAATACCACGTGCATGCATTAGCTCATAAATTCTCTCAAGCTTCTGTACCGTTTCCGCTGATTACAACCAAATGTACATATAAACGTCTATGAACTTCGAATATATCAAGAAGAAAAGTGGGAAATGCACACCGAACGGTTTAATGAAAACATGCATCATATGTCTTCGTGAAAATTAATTTTATTGTCAATAGGATCTGCCCGAATGAAAAACTTGTTTATGAGGCCTTTTCCTGAACCTTATTGGTACATGCCTGCGGCCAAAGAAGGTTTCAAGTTCAGATGCTTCAATACCTCACGTCACTAAGTAGTGAGGTCTGACGGACAGCTGAAAAGTTTTTGCTTCAGTTCCTGAGGTCAGGTTTTGAACGGCGCGCTTTCTTTAACTGCCACGAGACAATTTATAGAGAAATTTATAAACAGCACTATAATGTCAAGAGAACATAGAGTGAAGTTCTCAACGGATATAAGGAGGGCCTCTTATTCCTAGCTCC includes these proteins:
- the LOC144101001 gene encoding uncharacterized protein LOC144101001 encodes the protein MAKLCIALGLCAAAAFFSLSQFASRRGRDDDEKALCSWLTRAGVPDRVRHWAQTSPLLQCAENLREKQEEEVKTLVSSFPEKEQDLYTTASSASNKSPYEPSYQEYDDLTPPYGTQAPEQLEEYHTRWGRKTASPESRTSAKFEQDTLKSSWSRILASSQGQQKATYHSRLGKTPQYKEEMLTTREPLFRSDQHGDVHVAQSPETVPSSSSDQLAKVTKISVSNTNLETLHTPSAKKKSKPLYERIRQRKHQATSASPSPTRAVNDSEPHSTNPALLAASVAPVNLEEKAIVPGKLPGIPARRPYEVPVTSTMLVSATQTREKQQASESPSASSSTIFHEHATETIYFTATYAPESKKKVSSVSETLPHLEEHRIEQTTASSLSRSPFTASKNGYETIADNFSNGDPESQKHHAETSTSSIPYLLDKDEHEGPPTSAAVLSVAQEIKQTATLDTVSELDLTASYEKEGSTAGSHSVPYTAGSEQDIGTSRALVQSSVENLGEATKTTSAELLPEQTSEETLISASLSKVSITWQDKDHPARKTAAHSSVEDNVEKTLTSTSDLLPERREEKISTSAPLSESPISRQHQDSIPTTTTAQSTLEVRAQATTSIESDPTLHGVEETLTSTRIPTSAASWQDVDTTPRTRTSQAAVQDGFEEATSTELYLQSEQKAKTKSISAPVSDSSTLGQEQHVTLRTTAAQSSLADHIEATTSTESALVSKQRAEKTTSLSESSTSWKDQETALRSADTPATIQDGAQAVASTEFDFQLKQQAQKSPSAPEPEPSDSLQYQDITAGIAAAHSTLEDDVEATTSTKSELESEQLAERTVGSAPLPEPSTSWQDQDTEPRTGTTHSTVEDSVEETTGTKPKLESEQLAETTVSSAPLPESYTSWQDQDTKPRTGTSQSAIEDSVEATTSTKPKLESEQLAENTVGSASLSEPSTSGQDQDTEPRTGTIQSTVEDSVEATTSTKPKLEPEQLAEKTMGSAPLPEPSTSGQDQDTEPRTGTIQSTVEDSDEITTSTKLKLESEQLAETTVSSAPLPEPYTSWQDQDTKPRTGTTQSAIEDSVEATTNAKPELESEQLAEKTLDFAPLPEPSTSEQDQDTEPRTGTTQATFEDSVEATTSTKPELESEQGEEKTVGSAPFPEPSTSGQDQDTEPRTGTTQATFEDSVEAATSTKSELESEQVAEKTVSSAQLPEPSNSWQDQDTEPRTDTTQSTVEDSAEANTSTKPKLKSEQLAERTVGSAPLPEPSTSWQDQDTEPRTDTTHSTVEDSVEETTGTKPKLESEQLAETTVSSAPLPESYTSWQDQDTNPRTGTSQSAIEDSVEATTSTKPKLESEQLAEKTVGSASLYEPSTSGQDQNTEPRTGTIQSIVEDSVEATTSTKPKLEPEQLAEKTMGSAPLPEPSTSGQDQDTEPWTGTIQSTVEDSDEITTSTKLKLESEQLAETTVSSAPLPEPYTSWQDQDTKPRTGTPQSAIEDSAEATTNAKPELESEQLAEKTLDSAPLPEPSTSEQDQDTEPRTGTTQATFEDSVEATTNAKPELESEQGEKKTVNSAPLPEPSTSWQDEDTEPRTGTTPSILEGSVEATTSTKPELESEQGEEKTVGSAPFPEPSTSRQDQDTEPRTGTTQATFEDSVEATTNAKPELESEQGEKKTVNSAPLPEPSTSWQDQDTEPRTGTTPSILEGSVEATTSIKPELESEQGEENTVNSAPLPEPATSWQDQDTEPRTGTTQATFEDSDEATTSNKSELQSEQEEEKTVNSAPLPEPSTSWQDQDTEPRTGTTQSILEDSVEATISNKSELESEQGEEKTVGSAQLPEPSTLGQDQDTEPRTGTTQATFEDSVEATTNAKPELESEQVEEKTVDSAPLPEPSTSWQDQDTEPRTGTTPSILEGSVEATTSTKPELESEQGEEKTVNSAPLPEPSTSWQDQDTEPRTGTTQATFEDSGEATTSNKSELESEQEEEKTVNSAQLPEPSTSWQDQDTEPRTGTTQATFEDSDEATTSNKSELESEQEEEKTLNSAPLPEHSISWQDQDSEPRTGTTQSILGDSVEATTNAKPKLESEQREEKTVNSAPLSEPSTSWQDQDTEPLTGTAQSTVEVSVETTTSTKSDFLSQSEAAVTMAQLTSSTASYQAQDTTPSAAVSASSVEARVELTTTIEPAIEEPDGPKIVCYFTSWSIYRDDRGRFAPEDIDPKVCTHIMYAFATLDSATLLISMADPWADEDMELYKRVTSLKAANRRLKVLLSLGGAVDSDGPDKKYSRLAANATARRNFARHAASFLLKHRFDGLDVDWEFPNCEYGVCPSNPPDKENFVLLLKDLREVFAEYSRPLLLTAALSGSIEVIEEAYQVPEIFKHLDFASLMAYDYYGAWSTVIGHYAPLQSAVDETNPELSIEYVVRTLLAMGAPASQLVLGVPFYATSFTLANPRLNEIGSPSKGAGKPGPVTDSPGVLSYYEICSAIKAGGWSTMMDPRAGVYAFSGDQWVCFDGPRSLTRKARFAQKVGLAGLMVWDLSMDDFRGECGRIRPLLSAVRRALYPPPATPAGRG